The window GGGCCAGTTCATACGGCACCACCAGGCTCATCGGCCCGCCCCAGCTGTAGCCGATCTTGAACAGCGCCAGCGCGTCGCAGAAGGCATCGACCTGGGCCTGGGTGTAGCGCTCATCGATGATGACGCTGAACAGCCCGGCAGCACCGCCCTCCTGCGCCGACCCCTCGGGCGGTGCGCACAGGGCTTTCCAGTGCGCATGCCCCGGCGAATCGGCCAGTGCCGGGTGCAGTACCTGGACGAACTCGGCGCGGCCCGTGGCCCATTTGGCCAGCGCCCGCGCCGTGGCATCGTGGGCACGGTAACGCAGCGCGATGCTCGGCAGGGAACGCAGCACGGTCTCGGTGTCGTTGCCGCTCACGCCCAGGCCAAGCCGCATGTGGCCGAGCTTCAGGCGCAGGTGCAGGCCGGGGTCGCGCGTGACGATGCTGCCCATCAGCACGTCGCCGCCGCCGCTCGGGTACTTGGTGAGGGCGTGCACCGAGATGTCGACGCCGAGGATTTCACCGCTGCCAGGCCGCAGGTCGAAGGCGTTGAAGGCCAGGCCCGCGCCCCAGGTGTTGTCGAGCGCGCTGGTCACACCGCGCGCGCGGCAGATGCGCTGCAGCGCCGGCAGGTCGGGGAATTCGAGGGTCACCGAGCCCGCGGCCTCGAGCCAGACCAGGCGCGTGCGGTCGGTGATCTTGGCGGCCAGGTCGTCCGGGTCCATGGCGTCGTAAAGGCGCGTGGTGATGCCCCAGTTGTGCAATTCGGCGTCGCACAGGCTCTTGTTCGGGCCGTAGGCGTTGTCGGGCAACAGGACCTCGTCGCCGGTCTTCAGGAGCGACAGCGCCACGGTGGCGATGGCCGCCAGGCCGCTGGGGGCCAGCAGGCACTGCCCGCCGCCTTCGAGCGCACACAGCCGCTCCTCGAGGATGAACGTCGTGGGCGTGCCGTGCAGGCCATAGGTGTAGCCCGACTTGTCCTTCCACTCGCGGTGGCGCATGGCGGCCACGTTGGGAAAGATCACGGTGGAGGCCTTGAACACGCCGGGCTGGGGCGCGGCGAAATCGGCCGGCGGCGTGTACGGATGGTGGATCAGGCTGGTGGAGACGTTGGTCATGGGCGGACTGCAAATGAAAAGCCGGGTCATGGCCCGGCTTCGTCGATTCAGGAGGCGAACACCGGTCGGATGTTCAGAGTTTCCACTTTTCCAGCAATTGCGCGGGCCGCAGCGCGTCATAGCCTTCGAACGGCTGGTGGATCCAGGGGTTGGTCGGCAGGAACTCGACCGAATAATCGGGTGTGAAGGTCGAAATGCCCTTGGTCCAGATGACGGCACTGCGCAGCTCGGTGATCGGCGCATAGTTGGTCTTGATCTGCTGGATCACGGCCTTGAGCGTGACACCGGTGTCGGCCAGGTCGTCGACCAGCAGCACCTTGCCGGCGATCTCGCCCTTGGGCGTGGTGATGAAGCGCGCGATGTCCAGGTTGCCCTGGCGCGTGCCCGCTTCTGCACGGTAGGAACTGGTGGACATGATGGCCAGCGGCTTGTCGAAGATGCGCGACAGGATGTCGCCGGGCCGCATGCCGCCGCGTGCCAGGCACAGGATGTTGTCGAACTCCCAGCCCGACTGGTGCACCTTCAGCGCCAGTTTCTCGATGAGGTTGTGGTACTCGTCGTAACTGACGTACAGGTGTTTGCCGTCTTCGGTCAGCATGGGGTGATCTCCGTCTGGTAGGGATGCTGCATCATGATCGTGTGGTCGCGGTCGGGGCTGGTGGAGATCATGGCGATCGGCACGCCGGTCACTTCCTGGATGCGCTGCAGGTACAGGCGCGCATTCTCGGGCAGCTTGTCGTATTCGGTCACACCGACGGTGGAATCGCTCCAGCCGGAGATGGTTTCGTACACCGGCACGCAGCGGGCGATGTCTTCTGCGCCCATGGGCAGGATGTCAATGAGTTCGCCGTCGAGCTGGTAGCCGGTGCAGAGCTCGAGTTTGTCCAGGCCGTCGAGCACGTCGAGCTTGGTGATGCACAGGCCGGTCAGCCCGTTGACCTGGGCGCTGCGCTTGAGCAGGGCCGCGTCGAACCAGCCGCAACGCCGGCTGCGGCCGGTGGTCACGCCTTTCTCTGCGCCGATGGTGCTCATGTGGTAGCCGGGCGTGCCCGGCTTCTCCCAGTCGAGCTCGGTGGGGAACGGACCACCGCCGACACGGGTGCAATAGGCCTTGGTGATGCCCAGGATGTAATGCAGCATGCCCGGGCCGACGCCCGAGCCTGCGGCCGCATTGCCGGCCACGCAGTTGCTGGACGTGACGTACGGGTAGGTGCCGTGGTCCACGTCGAGCAGCGTGCCCTGCGCACCCTCGAACAGCAGGTTGGCGCCGGCCTTGTGCGCGTCGTTCAACTCGCGCGAGACGTCGGCCATCATCGGCTTGAGCAGTTCGGCGTGGCGCATCGATTCGGCGTAGACCGTGTCGAAATCGATGGGCTTGGCATGCAGGAACTGCGTGAGCACGAAGTTGTGCAGTTCCAGCAGCTCGCGCAGCTTGGCGGCGAAGCGCTCGGGGTATTTCAAATCCTGCACGCGCAGCGCGCGCCGCGCGATCTTGTCTTCGTAGGCCGGGCCGATGCCGCGGCCGGTGGTGCCGATTTTCTCGGTGCCGCATTTCTCGCGCGCGAGCTCACGCGCGATGTCGATGGCCGCATGGAACGGCAGGATCAGCGGGCAGGCTTCGCTGATGCGCAGGCGCGAACGCACCTCCACCCCGGCTTTCTCCAGGCCTTCGATCTCCTCGAACAGCTTGGCCGCAGACAGCACCACGCCGTTGCCGATGTAGCACTTGACGCCGGGGCGCATGATGCCGCTCGGAATCAGGTGCAGCGCGGTCTTCACGCCGTTGATCACCAGCGTATGGCCGGCGTTGTGGCCGCCCTGGAAACGCACCACGCCCTGCGCGCTTTCGGTGAGCCAGTCCACCAGCTTGCCCTTGCCTTCGTCACCCCACTGGGTGCCCACGACGACCACGTTGCGGCCGGGAATCGATTTGTTTGCGGTATTCATGTCGGATCAACTCTTGGATATCTCAAATAACTTGCACGGTCCATTGCCCCGCCGCCTGTTGCAGCACGCGGTCGCAATGGAATTCTTCGATTTCGCTCTCGTGGCCCGGCAGCACGCAGACCACGGTTTCGCCCTGGCGGCGCAGCTCGGCGATCGCCGCGCGCAGATCGGCGGCGTCGCCCCAGGGGGCGCGGATCGCCGCGCGCAGCGGGCGCGGACCCACCACGCCCACGACCTGCTTGATGTCGACCAGGCTGAAGCCGACCGCCGGCCGGTTGCGGCCGAACACGGCGCCGACTTCGTCGTAGCGCCCACCGCGCACCAGGGCATCGCTTGCGCCTTGGGCGTAGATGGCGAAACGGGCGCCACTGTAGTAGGCGTAACCGCGCAGGTCGGCCAGGTCGAAGCTCACCCGGCCGTCACCGACCTCGGCCGCGAGCCGTTTCAACTGCGCCAGCGCCTGCCGGATCGCAGGGTTCGCAGGCAGGACCTTTTCAGCTTCGTTGAGCACGCTGGCGTCACCGTAGAGCGTGACCAGGGCCAGCAGGCCTTCCCGCGCGGTCTTGGGGAAATCCTGGCTCAACAGGGCCAGTTCGCTCGCATCCTTGGCCGCCAGCGCGGCGTGCAGGGGGCCGAGGCGACCCGGTGCCAGCGCCACGTCGGCCAGCAACGCACGCACGATGCGCGCGTCGCCCATGTCCACGGTCAGGCCCCGGACCTGGGTGGCGCGCAGGCAGTCGAGCGCGAGGTGCAGGATTTCGAGGTCGGCCTCGAGCCCGGCATGGCCATAGATTTCGGCGCCGAACTGCAACGGCTCGCGTGTCGCATGCGGCCGGTCGGGTCGCGTGTGCAGCACCGGGCCGCAGTAGCACAGCCGCGCCACGCCCTGGCGGTTCAGCAGATGCGCGTCGATGCGGGCGACCTGCGGCGTGGTGTCGGCGCGCAGGCCCATCATGCGGCCCGAAAGCTGGTCGACGAGTTTGAAGGTCTGCAGATCGAGCGCCTCGCCGGTGCCGGTCAGCAGCGATTCGAGATGCTCCAGCAACGGCGGCATGACCAGTTCGTAGCCATAAGCGCGGGCGGTGTCGAGCAGTTCACGACGCAGTTCTTCGATGTGCCGGGCCTCGGAGGGCAGAACATCGGCAATGTGATCCGGCAGGACCCAAGCAGACATGGAGTTTCGGGGGCTGTTAAAAAACGGATTTTACCGGGGGTTTGTGGCGCACCCCCAAGTCGCGCACTTCGTGTCGCTCCTCCCCCCCTGCAGGGGGCGATACCAGCGGCCTGGCAAAGCCAGTTCCGCGGTATCTCAGGAAGGATGCCGTGACGTCTTGGAGGTCAGGTCAGCAGCCACAGCAGGATCAGGCCGAGCAGCATGCTGCCAAGGCCGAAGAATCGGATCTGGCCGTCGGTCATCTGCAGGATCTGTTCGAACATGCGCCGCCAGCGCGGCGGCGAGAGGAAGGGGAGCAGACCCTCGATGACCAGCACCAGGGCCAGCGCCGCCCACAGGGTGTCGGCGTCCAAGCGGGCTTCTTATTTTCTGGCGGGGGCCGGGGCCGCATTGCCGCTGGCGCCACCGCCACGCATGGCCTTGAAGAAGTCGGACGACGACGGATCGAGCACCAGTACGTCGCTCTTCTTGTTGAAGCTGGCCTTGTAGGCGTCGAGGCTGCGGTAGAACTGCGCGAACTGCGGATCGGCACCGAAGGCATCGGCATAGAGCTTGGAAGCCTGGGCATCGCCCTCGCCCTTGATCTTCTGCGCGTCGCGGTAGGCGTTGGCAATCGTCACTTCACGCTGGCGGTCGGCGTCCGCGCGGATCTTTTCGCCTTCGGCCGCGCCGGTGGAACGCAGTTCGTTGGCCACGCGTTTGCGTTCGGCTTCCATGCGGCGGTACACCGATTCGGTGATGGCTTCCACGTAATCCACCCGCGTGATGCGCACGTCGATCACGTCGACGCCCCAGGGCTTGCTGCCCTTGACGACGTCGAGCACCTCACGCTTCACGTCGGCCATCAGCGCTTCGCGCTTGAGCGACAGCAGATCCTTCACCGTGCGGCGGTTGATCTCTTCCTGGAACGCGTTGCGCACCACCCGGTTGAGCTGGTTCGCACCGGCGCTTTCGTCCAGGCCCACGTTGCGGATGTATTCCGAAGGATCGATGACGCGCCAGCGCACGTACCAGTCGATCACCACGCGCTGCTTCTCGGCCGTGAGCATCGGCTCGGCATCGACGCTGTCCAGCGTGAGCAGGCGCTTGTCGAGGTAGGACACGTTCTGGAACGGCGGCGGCAACTTGAAATGCAGGCCGGGCTCGGTGATCACTTCCTTGATCTGGCCCAGGGCGTAGACGACGCCGAACTGGCGCTGGTCGACGACGAACAACATGGAGCTGAGCAGCGCCAGCACCACCAGCAGCGAAGACGCGATAAAACCGACTCGATTCAAAATAGTCTCCTAGCGCACGTCGCGCTCGCGCGAACGCGAGTTGTCACGCGTGCGGGCATCGTTGGAAAGGGCCGGCGGCAGGCTCGGCAGCGACGGCGTGCTGCCGGTGCCAGCCTGGCTGTCGAGAGTGCCCGAGGCGGTCGCCTGCTGGGCCGACTGCTGCATGATCTTGTCCAGCGGCAGGTACAGCAGGTTCGAGCCCTGGCGCGAATCGACGAGCACCTTGGTCACGTTGCTGTAGATCTGCTGCATGCTGTCGAGGTACATGCGGTCGCGCGTCACCTGCGGCGCCTTCTGGTACTCGGCCAGCACCGAGCGGAAACGCTGGGCATCACCATCGGCCTGGGCCACGATGCGGGCCTTGTAGGCGTCGGCTTCTTCCTTCAGGCGCGAGGCCGAACCCACGGCGCGCGGCACCACGTCGTTGGCATAGGCCTGAGCCTCGTTCTTCGCGCGTTCGCGCTCCTGGCCGGCCTTGAGCACATCGTCGAACGCGGCCTGCACCTGCTCGGGCGGCCGCACGCCGCTTTGCTGCAGGTTGATGCCGACGACTTCGATGCCGACCTTGTAGCGGTCCAGGATGGTCTGCATCAGCGTACGCACGCGCGGGCCGATCTGGTCGCGCTCCTCGGCGAGCGCCGAATCCATCTTCATCTTGCCGACGACTTCGCGCACCGCGGTCTCGGCCGCCTGCACCACCGCGCCGGTCGGGTCCTTGCTTTCGTAGAGGAAAGCCTGGGCGTTGTTCAGGCGGTACTGCACCGCGAACTTGATCTCGACGATGTTCTCGTCTTCGGTCAGCATCGCCGATTCGCGCAGCCCCGTGGCCTTGATCACCGAGTCACGGCCCACGTCCACCGAGCGGATCTGGCTCACGTAGACCAGTTCGTGGCGCTGGATCGGGTACGGCAGGCGCCAGTTGAAACCCGCGCCGACCGTATTCTTGTAGCGGCCGAACTGCGTGATCACCGCCTGCTGACCTTCCTGCACGATGAAGAAGCCGGTGCCGAGCCAGATCAGCACGACCACGCCGGCGATCAGGCCGATGCCGATGCCGGTGCTCTTCATGTCGGGCTGAAACCCCCCGCCGCCACCGTTGCCATTGCCGTTGTTTCCGTTGTTGCCGCCGAAACGGCCGCCACCCTTGCCGCCAAAGAGGCCGCCGAGCTTGCGGTTGAAGTCACGCCACAGCTCGTCCAGATCGGGCGGGCCCTGGTTGCCGGAATTCTGGTTACGACCGGGCTGGTTGCGCGGTGGCTCGGACGGCCGCTCGTTGTCCGGCCGGTTGTTGTTTTCCGGACGGTCTCGTCCATCGGAGGACTTGTCGTCACCACGACCCCAACGCGGATCGTTCAGGTTGAACATGCCTCGGATGCGGCCGCGCAACCCGACCCAGCCGGTCTGCCCGGCCCGGCCCAACGCCGGTGGAGTGATGTTCATGCGTTCAAGTCTCTCTGTTTTCATTGTCCAATTGTGCCCAATCGGGCATCGGCCTCAAGGAGTTCAGGGGAATGCTCGACCGTAGCGCCGACGGCAAGCTCCACCGGCACGGCTTTGGCCATTTCCGCGAGCTGCAGGCGCAGTGCAGCCAGCCCCTCGCCGTTCCTGGCGCTCACGAACAACCGGGGCACCTGCTGGCCATCGACTTCCATCGTGTCCTGCATCGTCAGCGGCCGGCGCTCGTCATCAAGGGCGTCGAGCTTGTTGAAGACCAGCAG of the Rhodoferax koreense genome contains:
- the hflC gene encoding protease modulator HflC → MNRVGFIASSLLVVLALLSSMLFVVDQRQFGVVYALGQIKEVITEPGLHFKLPPPFQNVSYLDKRLLTLDSVDAEPMLTAEKQRVVIDWYVRWRVIDPSEYIRNVGLDESAGANQLNRVVRNAFQEEINRRTVKDLLSLKREALMADVKREVLDVVKGSKPWGVDVIDVRITRVDYVEAITESVYRRMEAERKRVANELRSTGAAEGEKIRADADRQREVTIANAYRDAQKIKGEGDAQASKLYADAFGADPQFAQFYRSLDAYKASFNKKSDVLVLDPSSSDFFKAMRGGGASGNAAPAPARK
- a CDS encoding phosphoribosyltransferase, with protein sequence MLTEDGKHLYVSYDEYHNLIEKLALKVHQSGWEFDNILCLARGGMRPGDILSRIFDKPLAIMSTSSYRAEAGTRQGNLDIARFITTPKGEIAGKVLLVDDLADTGVTLKAVIQQIKTNYAPITELRSAVIWTKGISTFTPDYSVEFLPTNPWIHQPFEGYDALRPAQLLEKWKL
- the hflK gene encoding FtsH protease activity modulator HflK, with the protein product MNITPPALGRAGQTGWVGLRGRIRGMFNLNDPRWGRGDDKSSDGRDRPENNNRPDNERPSEPPRNQPGRNQNSGNQGPPDLDELWRDFNRKLGGLFGGKGGGRFGGNNGNNGNGNGGGGGFQPDMKSTGIGIGLIAGVVVLIWLGTGFFIVQEGQQAVITQFGRYKNTVGAGFNWRLPYPIQRHELVYVSQIRSVDVGRDSVIKATGLRESAMLTEDENIVEIKFAVQYRLNNAQAFLYESKDPTGAVVQAAETAVREVVGKMKMDSALAEERDQIGPRVRTLMQTILDRYKVGIEVVGINLQQSGVRPPEQVQAAFDDVLKAGQERERAKNEAQAYANDVVPRAVGSASRLKEEADAYKARIVAQADGDAQRFRSVLAEYQKAPQVTRDRMYLDSMQQIYSNVTKVLVDSRQGSNLLYLPLDKIMQQSAQQATASGTLDSQAGTGSTPSLPSLPPALSNDARTRDNSRSRERDVR
- a CDS encoding adenylosuccinate synthase, translating into MNTANKSIPGRNVVVVGTQWGDEGKGKLVDWLTESAQGVVRFQGGHNAGHTLVINGVKTALHLIPSGIMRPGVKCYIGNGVVLSAAKLFEEIEGLEKAGVEVRSRLRISEACPLILPFHAAIDIARELAREKCGTEKIGTTGRGIGPAYEDKIARRALRVQDLKYPERFAAKLRELLELHNFVLTQFLHAKPIDFDTVYAESMRHAELLKPMMADVSRELNDAHKAGANLLFEGAQGTLLDVDHGTYPYVTSSNCVAGNAAAGSGVGPGMLHYILGITKAYCTRVGGGPFPTELDWEKPGTPGYHMSTIGAEKGVTTGRSRRCGWFDAALLKRSAQVNGLTGLCITKLDVLDGLDKLELCTGYQLDGELIDILPMGAEDIARCVPVYETISGWSDSTVGVTEYDKLPENARLYLQRIQEVTGVPIAMISTSPDRDHTIMMQHPYQTEITPC
- a CDS encoding PLP-dependent transferase, which translates into the protein MTNVSTSLIHHPYTPPADFAAPQPGVFKASTVIFPNVAAMRHREWKDKSGYTYGLHGTPTTFILEERLCALEGGGQCLLAPSGLAAIATVALSLLKTGDEVLLPDNAYGPNKSLCDAELHNWGITTRLYDAMDPDDLAAKITDRTRLVWLEAAGSVTLEFPDLPALQRICRARGVTSALDNTWGAGLAFNAFDLRPGSGEILGVDISVHALTKYPSGGGDVLMGSIVTRDPGLHLRLKLGHMRLGLGVSGNDTETVLRSLPSIALRYRAHDATARALAKWATGRAEFVQVLHPALADSPGHAHWKALCAPPEGSAQEGGAAGLFSVIIDERYTQAQVDAFCDALALFKIGYSWGGPMSLVVPYELAQMRPRWPAHLKRGTLVRFSVGLESAADLQADLAQALMRLAG
- a CDS encoding ATP phosphoribosyltransferase regulatory subunit; protein product: MSAWVLPDHIADVLPSEARHIEELRRELLDTARAYGYELVMPPLLEHLESLLTGTGEALDLQTFKLVDQLSGRMMGLRADTTPQVARIDAHLLNRQGVARLCYCGPVLHTRPDRPHATREPLQFGAEIYGHAGLEADLEILHLALDCLRATQVRGLTVDMGDARIVRALLADVALAPGRLGPLHAALAAKDASELALLSQDFPKTAREGLLALVTLYGDASVLNEAEKVLPANPAIRQALAQLKRLAAEVGDGRVSFDLADLRGYAYYSGARFAIYAQGASDALVRGGRYDEVGAVFGRNRPAVGFSLVDIKQVVGVVGPRPLRAAIRAPWGDAADLRAAIAELRRQGETVVCVLPGHESEIEEFHCDRVLQQAAGQWTVQVI
- a CDS encoding DUF2065 domain-containing protein codes for the protein MDADTLWAALALVLVIEGLLPFLSPPRWRRMFEQILQMTDGQIRFFGLGSMLLGLILLWLLT